Below is a genomic region from Azoarcus sp. KH32C.
AGAAGGAGCAGGCGCGCGCGGCCGGCAAGTTCAAGATGGCGGCGAACCTCGAATACGAAGGCCCGGCGACGACCTTTCACGGCTACGAGAAGCTCGAGGAGCGTGCCAACGTGCTCGCGCTGTACCGCGATGGTGTCGCGGTCAACGAACTGCTCGAAGGCGAGATGGGCGTGGTCGTGCTCGACAATACGCCGTTCTACGCCGAGTCCGGCGGCCAGGTCGGCGACCGCGGGGAGCTCCGCGGCGCGGGCCTCTTCGCGGTCGAGGACACGCTGAAGATCCAGGCGACGGTGTTCGGTCACCACGGCGTCGTCAAGACCGGTAAGCTGGCGGTCGGGCAGCCCGTCGTCGCGCGCGTCGATGCCGTCGCCCGTGCGCGCACCGCCCGCAACCACTCCGTGACCCACCTGATGCACAAGGCGCTGCGCGAAGTGCTCGGCGCGCACGTGCAGCAGAAGGGCTCGCAGGTCGATCCCGACAAGACGCGCTTCGACTTCTCGCACACCGCGCCGCTGACGGCCGAGGAAATCCACGAGGTCGAGGAGCTGGTGAACGCCGAGGTCCTCGCGAATGCCGCCACCGACGCCCGCATCATGGCGCTGGAGGATGCGCAGAAAACCGGCGCGATGATGCTCTTCGGCGAGAAATACGGCGACGAGGTGCGCGTGATGACGATCGGTTCGACCACGGAACTGTGCGGCGGCACCCACGTTGCGCGCACCGGCGACATCGGTCTGTTCAAGATCGTCTCGGAAGGCGGTGTTGCGGCCGGTGTGCGCCGCGTCGAGGCGGTGACGGGCGAGGCCGCGCTGCGCTACGCGCAGGAACAGGAGCGGCGCGTGCAGGGCATCTCCGCGCTGCTGAAGGTGCAGCCGGAAGACGTCGCCGAGCGTGTTGCGGGCATCCTCGACAACGTGCGTGCGCTGGAGAAGGAAGTTGCGCGCATGAAGTCGAAGCTTGCCGCGAGCCAGGGTGATGATCTCGTCGCGCAGGCCGTCGACATCAAGGGCTGCAAGGTGCTGGCGGCGACGCTGGAGGGGGCCGATGCCGCGACACTGCGCGAGACGCTGGACAAGCTCAAGGACAAGCTCAAGTCCGCTGCGATCGTCCTCGCCACGGTCGCCGACGGACGCGTGAGCCTGGTGGCCGGCGTGACGCCGGATCTCACCGCGCAGCTCAAGGCGGGCGAGCTCGTCAACATGGTCGCCCAGCAGGTCGGCGGCAAGGGCGGCGGTCGTCCCGACATGGCGCAGGCCGGCGGCACGCAGCCGGAGAACCTGGCCCAGGCGCTGGCCGCTGTTCCGGCCTGGGTCGAGCAGCGACGCTGAGTCGGCGAGACCCGGACGAAAAGCCGCCTGCGGGCGGCTTTTTTCTTTTTCGGGCCGACGAGTTGGGTTTGTCTGATCCTCGTCATTGTTTGGCGTCACTGGTGCCGCGGATAATCGTTAATCCGGAAATACATCGTTACGAAGTTACTGATGCCCAAACGGCGCACATCGCTGCAGGACTGGTGGTCGGGCTCCTTCGACCGCATCGCGCATTCCTACCTCGTCTGGGCCATGGTGGCCGTCATTGCCGGCTTCTGGCTCTTCAACGTACGCCAGCTGGTGCTGGAGTATGCCGACCGCGAGGAGAACCTGATCCGCGAATATCAGGGGCGGCTGCTCGAACGCAAGCGCGAGGATTTCGACGATATCTTCCGCGCCATTTACCAGCACGTACGCACGATTTCACTGATCCCGGCGATCCGCTCGGTGCCGGGCCGCAACCGGCGCGGCCAGCAGGAGCACGTGCTGAAGGAAGGGCGGATCTCGGTCGATACCTACGAGACGGTGCGGCAGATCTACGTCAATCTCTCGCGCAACATCCAGGTGTCGGAGATCTACTACGTGCTCGACGGCTTCCGTCCGGAAGACGGCGAAGTGCCTTTCCTGATGTTCGACAGCGGGATCAAGAAGAGCGATCCGCTCGGAAGCAATGGTCACGCGGCGAGCGAGGACACCCCTGAGGAATACGAAGAGGCTGAGTACGAGTACTACCTCAAGCAGATTGAGTGGTTTCGCCAGCGGTACCCGCGCTGGGTGTTCGAGAACAACATCGACGGCATCCCGGCCGTCCTGTCGCCGACGCTGCGCACCTGCGACAACACGCAATACGAGTCGGTGGCCGGCGGCGACGCCCGTAACACCCAGGGCCTGCTCTATTCGGTTCCGGTCTATGGACAGAGCGACGGCCGCCTGAAGGGGCTCATCTCGGCGGTGTTGCGGATCAACGTGCTCGAAGCGGTGCTGGTCGGCGTGCCCCACCTCATCGTCACGGAGGCAGATCGCAAGGCGGCCGAGCGTGCCGGCTGGGTGATGCCCGAGGAAGCGTCGAACTTCGCGCTGTCCCACGAAGGCTACGGCATCGAGATCTACGATCGCCGTAATCCCTTGTTCGCACATGGGCTGGCGAGCGCGCGCGACAACCTGCCAGGCCGCTGGGCGTCGTCCGAGGTCAGCCTCCGCGCCGATGGCGTGATGCGAATCTATCATTACCTGGCGCCGGAGCAGCTCGACCAGTTGGCCGAACCGATCCGCGACGAGCGCAACCGCGCAATCCTGGCGCGCGTGGCCTTGCTGGCGGTGCTGATGCTGATCTTCTGGCGGGCCGTGCGCGACCAGCGTCGCCATCACGCCGAGCTGGTTCGCTTGGCGCTCTACGACGCCCTGACGATGCTGCCGAATCGCCGCCTGTTCGGGCAGCGCCTCGAACAGGCGGTAGGCCGCGCACGCCGCTACGGCAGCAAGGTCGGGTTGATGTTTCTCGACATCGACAACTTCAGCGTGATCAACAGCACACTCGGCCACCAGGCCGGAGACGCGTTGCTGGCGGCGGTTGCCGCGCGGCTGCGCGATACGCTGCGGGTCAACGACGAGGTCACGGTGCGCGAGGCGATGGAGCACCGGGCGCTCGCGCGTGTCGGCGGCGACGATTTCATGCTGATGTTCGAGGATCTGGAAAAGCCCGAGGATGTCGGCATCGTCATCGAACGCATCATGGAGGCCTTCCGCGAGCCGCTGGCCTTCGACAATCAGCACGCCGAGGTCTCGTTGAGCGCGGGGCTCGCCGTCTTCCCGGACGACGCCGATGGCACCGAAGAACTGTTGGTGTGCTGCGAGCACGCGCTGCGGCATGCGCGCAGCAGCGGTGCCGGCGAGTACCGGATGTTCAGCGACGAGATGCGGCTCAAGGCGGCCCGCCAGAACCTGCTTGTCCGCGAACTGCGCAACGCGGTACGCGAGCAGCAGTTTTCGCTCGCCTATCAGCCCAAGCTCGATCTGCGCACGCGCCAGGTCATCTCCTTCGAGGCGCTGCTCCGATGGCAGCACGCCGAACTCGGCTTCGTGTCGCCGGCGGAGTTCGTGCCGCTGCTCGAGCGCAGCGGCCAGATCGTCGAAGTCGGTCGCTGGATCCTCGAAACCGCGTGTGCGCAATTGCTGGCCTGGCAACGGAAGGGGCGAGCGGGTCTGCGGATGAGCGTGAACGTTTCGGCGCGGCAGCTCCTGCTGTCGGATTTCGTCGGCACCGTCGACGAAGTCCTGCGCAGCTCGGACGTGGAGCCGAAGGCGCTGACGCTGGAGATTACCGAATCGATGGTGATCGACAATCTGTC
It encodes:
- the alaS gene encoding alanine--tRNA ligase, whose product is MKSAEIREKFLKFFESKGHQIVSSSSLVPHEDPTLLFTNAGMNQFKDVFLGFDKRPYTRATTSQKCVRAGGKHNDLENVGYTARHHTFFEMLGNFSFGDYFKRDAISYAWELLTDVFKLPKDKLWVTVYAEDDEAYDIWTKEVGVPAERVIRIGDNKGARYLSDNFWMMGDTGPCGPCTEIFFDHGPEIWGGPPGSPEEDGDRYIEIWNNVFMQFNRDENGVMHPLPKPSVDTGMGLERVSAVLQHVHSNYEIDLFQNLIRAAARETKCADLDSPSLKVLADHIRACSFLIADGVIPGNEGRGYVLRRIIRRAIRHGYKLGARAAFFHRLVADLVAEMGDAYPELRAGQSRIVDILRQEEERFFATIENGMAILEAELQAMSASGDAVFNGETAFKLHDTYGFPLDLTADVCREREVTVDAVAFDAAMARQKEQARAAGKFKMAANLEYEGPATTFHGYEKLEERANVLALYRDGVAVNELLEGEMGVVVLDNTPFYAESGGQVGDRGELRGAGLFAVEDTLKIQATVFGHHGVVKTGKLAVGQPVVARVDAVARARTARNHSVTHLMHKALREVLGAHVQQKGSQVDPDKTRFDFSHTAPLTAEEIHEVEELVNAEVLANAATDARIMALEDAQKTGAMMLFGEKYGDEVRVMTIGSTTELCGGTHVARTGDIGLFKIVSEGGVAAGVRRVEAVTGEAALRYAQEQERRVQGISALLKVQPEDVAERVAGILDNVRALEKEVARMKSKLAASQGDDLVAQAVDIKGCKVLAATLEGADAATLRETLDKLKDKLKSAAIVLATVADGRVSLVAGVTPDLTAQLKAGELVNMVAQQVGGKGGGRPDMAQAGGTQPENLAQALAAVPAWVEQRR
- a CDS encoding bifunctional diguanylate cyclase/phosphodiesterase, whose product is MPKRRTSLQDWWSGSFDRIAHSYLVWAMVAVIAGFWLFNVRQLVLEYADREENLIREYQGRLLERKREDFDDIFRAIYQHVRTISLIPAIRSVPGRNRRGQQEHVLKEGRISVDTYETVRQIYVNLSRNIQVSEIYYVLDGFRPEDGEVPFLMFDSGIKKSDPLGSNGHAASEDTPEEYEEAEYEYYLKQIEWFRQRYPRWVFENNIDGIPAVLSPTLRTCDNTQYESVAGGDARNTQGLLYSVPVYGQSDGRLKGLISAVLRINVLEAVLVGVPHLIVTEADRKAAERAGWVMPEEASNFALSHEGYGIEIYDRRNPLFAHGLASARDNLPGRWASSEVSLRADGVMRIYHYLAPEQLDQLAEPIRDERNRAILARVALLAVLMLIFWRAVRDQRRHHAELVRLALYDALTMLPNRRLFGQRLEQAVGRARRYGSKVGLMFLDIDNFSVINSTLGHQAGDALLAAVAARLRDTLRVNDEVTVREAMEHRALARVGGDDFMLMFEDLEKPEDVGIVIERIMEAFREPLAFDNQHAEVSLSAGLAVFPDDADGTEELLVCCEHALRHARSSGAGEYRMFSDEMRLKAARQNLLVRELRNAVREQQFSLAYQPKLDLRTRQVISFEALLRWQHAELGFVSPAEFVPLLERSGQIVEVGRWILETACAQLLAWQRKGRAGLRMSVNVSARQLLLSDFVGTVDEVLRSSDVEPKALTLEITESMVIDNLSDGSGALERLRALGVKIAIDDFGTGYSSLTYLQNLPVDCLKLDKSMIDTVLEQRGAHVVRMTIGLAHGLGLEVVAEGVEEQAQMEALVGMDCDIMQGYYFSRPLSAKDAGALLAPDPATHAA